One genomic window of Xanthobacter dioxanivorans includes the following:
- a CDS encoding enoyl-CoA hydratase: protein MSAVPSAHPVAGAAAPVVTSSLEGGVATLTLARPAQRNSLSEAMMAALTSALASLAVDPSVRAVVLAAEGPVYSAGHDLKEIQGHRGDADRGRAYFEDVLKRCSQLMTAIVRLPQPVIAAVEGMATAAGCQLVASCDLAVAGEQARFCTPGVNIGLFCHTPMVAVSRNLARKHAMEMLLLGEWVGADEARRMGLVNRVVPAGEALAAAQGLARRIAEKSQVPVKLGKAAFYAQAELGLDDAYAYASRVMAENMLARDAEEGISAVLAKRAPVWEDR from the coding sequence ATGTCGGCTGTGCCATCGGCCCATCCCGTCGCCGGCGCGGCGGCGCCTGTCGTGACAAGCAGCCTGGAGGGAGGCGTGGCCACCCTTACCCTCGCCCGGCCCGCGCAGCGCAACAGCCTGTCCGAGGCGATGATGGCGGCGCTCACCTCCGCCCTCGCCTCCCTCGCCGTCGACCCGTCCGTGCGCGCGGTGGTGCTGGCGGCGGAGGGGCCGGTCTATTCCGCCGGTCACGACCTGAAGGAGATCCAGGGCCATCGCGGCGATGCCGATCGCGGCCGCGCCTATTTCGAGGATGTGCTGAAGCGCTGCTCGCAGCTCATGACCGCCATCGTCCGCCTGCCCCAGCCGGTGATCGCAGCGGTGGAAGGCATGGCCACCGCCGCCGGCTGCCAGCTGGTGGCGAGCTGCGACCTTGCGGTGGCCGGCGAGCAGGCGCGCTTCTGCACGCCGGGGGTGAATATCGGCCTGTTCTGCCACACGCCCATGGTGGCAGTGTCGCGCAACCTTGCCCGCAAGCACGCCATGGAAATGCTGCTGCTGGGCGAATGGGTGGGGGCGGACGAGGCCCGCCGCATGGGCCTCGTCAACCGTGTGGTGCCGGCCGGTGAAGCGCTCGCCGCCGCCCAGGGCCTCGCCCGGCGCATCGCCGAGAAGTCGCAGGTCCCGGTGAAGCTCGGCAAGGCCGCTTTCTATGCCCAGGCCGAACTGGGCCTCGACGACGCCTATGCCTACGCCTCCCGCGTCATGGCCGAAAACATGCTGGCGCGGGATGCGGAGGAAGGCATTTCCGCGGTGCTCGCCAAACGTGCGCCGGTATGGGAAGACCGCTGA
- a CDS encoding P-loop NTPase family protein: MLRASSLTAWQVAAVLLVIAVLASFFPLRFTASASLVFDLGTQPPAASVKGVAQLLASREMAYDVVQRLGPDNAARIAGGSLAARLGIDRHGATEGRSETMRAAWRLMGDLDVTPSAGGRDISLSLSAPTPALAARAADTYVAAFLALDAATRASAGDTEQLPPLRRGAPGSASFLPDPPRPIALCLLLAAAFMLVIARRNAVQAPKAEGPVDRAVLPVELQPTHRIAWLGGTGAGLDEAGAVDRLAAQAGPPGGACHLILLTSEDLPEASARCAITLARRLSEDARVALVALDGAAESLAALVADPWAPGMSELLFGVAGFGETIHRDAKSRAHVIPPGRDARGGSAMVAAERLALVLESLRLTYDYVVVASPNLGAARGGQRLAALDPLVVCITADTAPSTAAVESFDALAERHFSRVVMLCLASGRDDEVAAPQSPVPTLDAAEAPPPPRHEAAQYAGAA; this comes from the coding sequence ATGCTCCGCGCTTCGAGCCTCACCGCCTGGCAGGTCGCGGCGGTGCTTCTCGTCATTGCTGTCCTGGCGAGCTTTTTCCCCCTGCGTTTCACCGCCAGCGCGTCCCTCGTGTTCGACCTGGGCACGCAGCCCCCGGCGGCCTCCGTCAAGGGGGTGGCGCAGCTGCTCGCCTCCCGCGAGATGGCGTACGACGTGGTCCAGCGCCTCGGGCCGGACAATGCGGCGCGAATCGCCGGCGGCAGCCTTGCGGCGCGCCTTGGCATCGACAGACATGGCGCGACGGAAGGTCGGTCGGAAACCATGCGCGCCGCCTGGCGGCTGATGGGCGATCTGGACGTCACGCCATCCGCCGGCGGTCGCGATATCAGCCTCTCCCTGTCCGCTCCAACACCGGCCCTCGCCGCTCGTGCGGCGGACACCTACGTCGCCGCCTTCCTCGCTTTGGACGCGGCGACACGGGCGAGCGCCGGTGACACAGAACAGCTTCCCCCGCTGCGGCGCGGGGCGCCGGGAAGCGCTTCCTTCCTGCCCGATCCGCCCCGCCCCATTGCCCTCTGCCTGCTTCTGGCGGCGGCGTTCATGCTCGTGATCGCCCGCCGGAATGCCGTGCAGGCGCCGAAAGCCGAAGGCCCGGTGGACCGAGCCGTGCTGCCGGTGGAGCTTCAGCCCACCCACCGCATCGCCTGGCTGGGCGGCACCGGGGCCGGGCTCGACGAGGCGGGCGCCGTCGACCGGCTGGCGGCGCAGGCGGGACCGCCGGGAGGCGCCTGCCATCTCATCCTGCTGACGTCCGAGGACCTGCCCGAGGCCTCTGCCCGCTGCGCCATCACCCTCGCCCGCCGGCTCTCGGAGGACGCGCGGGTAGCTCTGGTGGCCCTCGACGGCGCGGCGGAAAGTCTCGCCGCCCTCGTCGCCGATCCTTGGGCGCCGGGCATGAGCGAACTGCTGTTCGGCGTGGCGGGGTTCGGCGAGACCATTCATCGCGATGCAAAATCGCGCGCCCACGTCATTCCCCCCGGCCGCGATGCGCGGGGCGGATCCGCGATGGTGGCAGCCGAGCGCCTTGCGCTGGTGCTCGAATCGCTGCGTCTCACCTATGATTATGTGGTGGTGGCTTCGCCGAACCTTGGCGCCGCGCGCGGCGGCCAGCGCCTCGCCGCCCTCGATCCCCTGGTGGTCTGCATCACCGCCGACACCGCCCCCTCCACCGCTGCCGTGGAGAGCTTCGACGCGCTGGCGGAAAGGCACTTCTCACGGGTTGTGATGCTGTGCCTCGCCAGCGGCCGGGACGATGAGGTCGCCGCCCCTCAATCGCCGGTGCCCACGCTCGATGCCGCGGAAGCGCCGCCACCGCCCCGGCACGAGGCTGCGCAGTACGCCGGCGCGGCGTGA
- a CDS encoding AI-2E family transporter gives MVEERRPTGVEARFGLTVHLMVRVAALVLLLGWCLAILRPFLTPILWGVIIAISSHKAFVTLSRALGGRTMLAAAIYVLAGLALLVVPAGLLASTLFTSLKALAFHLADGTFRLPPPPQVVRSWILIGDPLHRFWALASANLDEALKVVAPELTKVGRWLFSLVGQVMVGFAEFIIAICVAAALLMNAAGGQRIAGEVATRLAGADGRTHSDLAVRTIRSVTRGIIGVALIQATLAGLGFLAAGIPAAGLLALVCLIVSIVQLPLLLVLLPVVIYAFTDLPVLPASLFAAWCLMVALLEHVLKPLLLGRGVEVPMLVVFIGAIGGLLSSGMLGLFVGPVVLALGYTLVLAWLHAASGLDEKRRD, from the coding sequence ATGGTGGAAGAGCGCAGGCCGACGGGCGTGGAGGCACGGTTCGGGCTCACGGTGCATCTCATGGTGCGCGTGGCGGCGCTGGTGCTGCTGCTGGGCTGGTGCCTCGCGATCCTGCGGCCGTTCCTGACCCCCATCCTGTGGGGCGTCATCATCGCCATTTCATCCCACAAGGCCTTCGTCACCCTGTCGCGCGCGCTCGGCGGTCGCACTATGCTCGCGGCGGCCATCTACGTCCTCGCCGGATTGGCGCTTCTCGTCGTGCCGGCGGGCCTGCTCGCGAGCACCCTGTTCACCAGCCTCAAGGCGCTGGCCTTCCATCTGGCCGACGGCACCTTCCGGCTGCCGCCGCCGCCCCAGGTGGTGCGCTCCTGGATCCTCATCGGCGATCCGCTGCATCGCTTCTGGGCTCTGGCCTCGGCCAACCTCGACGAGGCCCTGAAGGTGGTGGCGCCCGAGCTCACCAAGGTCGGGCGCTGGCTGTTTTCCTTGGTGGGCCAGGTGATGGTGGGCTTCGCGGAATTCATCATCGCCATCTGCGTCGCCGCCGCCCTGCTGATGAACGCCGCCGGTGGGCAGCGCATCGCCGGGGAGGTGGCCACCCGTCTCGCCGGCGCGGACGGGCGAACCCATTCGGATCTCGCGGTCCGAACCATACGCAGCGTCACCCGCGGCATCATCGGGGTGGCGCTGATTCAGGCGACCCTCGCCGGGCTCGGCTTCCTGGCGGCGGGAATCCCCGCTGCGGGATTGCTGGCGCTGGTGTGCCTCATCGTCTCCATCGTCCAGCTACCGCTGCTGCTGGTACTCCTGCCCGTGGTCATCTACGCCTTCACCGATCTCCCGGTGCTGCCGGCGTCACTGTTCGCGGCGTGGTGCCTGATGGTGGCGTTGCTGGAGCACGTGCTGAAGCCGCTGCTGCTGGGGCGGGGGGTGGAGGTGCCCATGCTGGTCGTCTTCATCGGCGCAATCGGCGGCCTGCTGTCCTCCGGCATGCTGGGGCTGTTCGTTGGCCCGGTTGTTCTGGCCCTCGGATACACTCTTGTGCTTGCGTGGCTGCATGCCGCATCTGGCTTGGACGAGAAAAGGCGAGATTAA
- a CDS encoding COX15/CtaA family protein: MPAARSQRPDRLSPVRLWLYAVAGLIVAMVVVGGATRLTESGLSITEWKPVTGALPPLSQADWAAEFEKYKAIPQYEILNKGMGLEAFKRIYWWEWGHRLLGRLIGVAFLLPFLWFAFRGVLRGRLLAKCSGLFLLGGLQGAVGWWMVASGLSARVSVSQYRLAIHLTLACIILAAIVAVARSLVPQAEWEAPPRFRATALGLVLLVLVQIFAGGLVAGLDAGMAYNTWPLMDGHLIPPAAQLAAAEPFWRNLFENALTVQFNHRVIAYALWGLTLLHALDAARTGGAVARRAWLLFALVSAQAMLGILTLVYQVPIDLALAHQFGATVVLIAATVHLSGLAASGALSGADAPRPAPSAR, from the coding sequence ATGCCGGCGGCCCGGAGCCAACGGCCGGACCGCCTGTCTCCCGTTCGCCTCTGGCTCTATGCGGTCGCGGGGCTGATCGTCGCTATGGTGGTGGTGGGCGGCGCGACGCGCCTCACCGAATCCGGCCTCTCCATCACCGAATGGAAGCCGGTGACCGGCGCCCTGCCCCCGCTCTCGCAAGCCGACTGGGCCGCCGAGTTCGAGAAGTACAAGGCCATTCCCCAGTACGAAATCCTCAACAAGGGCATGGGCCTCGAGGCGTTCAAGCGCATCTACTGGTGGGAATGGGGCCATCGCCTGCTGGGCCGGCTCATCGGCGTCGCCTTCCTGCTGCCGTTCCTCTGGTTCGCGTTCCGGGGCGTGCTGCGCGGGCGGCTGCTCGCCAAATGCTCCGGCCTGTTCCTGCTGGGCGGCCTTCAGGGGGCTGTGGGCTGGTGGATGGTGGCCTCGGGCCTCTCCGCGCGGGTCTCGGTCAGCCAGTACCGCCTCGCCATTCATCTCACATTGGCCTGCATCATCCTCGCCGCCATCGTCGCCGTGGCCCGGTCGCTCGTGCCGCAGGCGGAGTGGGAAGCGCCGCCGCGTTTTCGGGCGACAGCCCTCGGCCTGGTGCTGCTGGTGCTGGTGCAGATCTTCGCCGGCGGGCTGGTGGCTGGCCTTGATGCGGGCATGGCCTACAACACCTGGCCGCTGATGGACGGGCACCTCATTCCGCCCGCCGCCCAGCTCGCCGCCGCCGAGCCATTCTGGCGCAACCTGTTCGAGAATGCGTTGACGGTGCAATTCAACCACCGCGTGATCGCCTACGCCCTCTGGGGGCTCACGCTCCTGCACGCGCTCGACGCCGCCCGCACCGGCGGAGCTGTGGCGCGGCGGGCGTGGCTGCTGTTCGCGCTGGTCTCGGCGCAGGCCATGCTGGGCATCCTGACGCTGGTGTACCAGGTGCCCATCGACCTCGCCCTCGCCCACCAGTTCGGCGCAACGGTGGTGCTGATCGCCGCCACCGTCCACCTGAGTGGGCTTGCGGCGTCCGGGGCTCTCAGTGGAGCAGATGCGCCACGGCCGGCGCCATCAGCACGTTGA
- a CDS encoding CidA/LrgA family protein: MLRNMLRTTRSMLHRSIILQIAILAGFWAIGEAAVRLSGLPLPGGIVGMAVVLTLLTSGHIRPAAVRRGAGWLIAEMLLFFVPAVMAILDHGEMLGLLGLKVVAVILAGTVMVMGGTALAVDLCYRWRARAAGQGTRHAA; encoded by the coding sequence TATGCTGCGCACAACAAGGTCGATGCTGCATCGCAGCATAATCCTTCAGATCGCCATCCTCGCCGGCTTCTGGGCCATCGGCGAAGCCGCGGTTCGGCTCTCCGGCCTGCCGCTCCCCGGCGGTATCGTCGGCATGGCGGTGGTGCTGACGCTGCTCACCAGCGGCCACATCCGGCCCGCCGCCGTGCGGCGCGGAGCCGGGTGGCTGATCGCCGAGATGCTGCTGTTCTTCGTTCCGGCGGTGATGGCCATTCTCGACCATGGCGAGATGCTCGGCCTGCTCGGCCTCAAGGTCGTGGCGGTGATCCTTGCCGGCACGGTGATGGTGATGGGCGGCACCGCGCTGGCCGTGGACCTGTGCTACCGCTGGCGCGCCCGCGCGGCCGGGCAGGGGACGCGCCATGCTGCATGA
- the rplM gene encoding 50S ribosomal protein L13 — translation MKTYSAKPADIEKKWVVIDASGLVVGRLATIIAMRLKGKHLPIYTPHVDCGDNVVVVNAEKAVFTGRKKDQKVYYHHTGFPGGIKERTAKFVLEGRFPERVIEKAVERMLARGPLGRKIMGNLRVYKGSVHPHEAQQPVALDVAALNRKNVRN, via the coding sequence ATGAAGACGTATTCGGCCAAGCCTGCCGATATCGAGAAGAAGTGGGTGGTGATCGATGCCAGCGGACTGGTCGTCGGCCGTCTCGCCACCATCATCGCCATGCGCTTGAAGGGCAAGCACCTGCCCATCTACACCCCCCACGTGGATTGCGGCGACAATGTCGTCGTGGTGAACGCGGAAAAGGCGGTGTTTACCGGCCGCAAGAAGGACCAGAAGGTCTACTACCACCACACCGGCTTCCCGGGCGGCATCAAGGAGCGCACCGCGAAGTTCGTCCTCGAGGGGCGCTTCCCCGAGCGCGTGATCGAGAAGGCGGTGGAGCGCATGCTCGCCCGCGGCCCGCTCGGCCGCAAGATCATGGGCAACCTGCGCGTCTACAAGGGCTCGGTTCACCCGCACGAGGCCCAGCAGCCGGTCGCCCTCGACGTGGCGGCGCTCAACCGCAAGAACGTGAGGAACTGA
- the rpsI gene encoding 30S ribosomal protein S9, with product MAEVLQSLDALGAATVAVQPEAPVHVQKLDKYGRAYATGKRKDAVARVWVRPGTGKITVNDRDIEVYFARPVLRLMINQPFQAAAREGQYDVVCTVSGGGLSGQAGALRHGISKALTYYEPELRTPLKKGGFITRDSRVVERKKYGRAKARRSFQFSKR from the coding sequence ATGGCCGAGGTTCTCCAGTCCCTCGACGCTCTCGGCGCCGCGACCGTTGCCGTCCAGCCCGAAGCCCCCGTCCACGTCCAGAAGCTGGACAAGTACGGTCGCGCCTATGCCACCGGCAAGCGCAAGGACGCGGTCGCCCGCGTGTGGGTCCGCCCCGGCACCGGCAAGATCACCGTCAACGACCGGGACATCGAGGTGTATTTCGCCCGTCCCGTGCTGCGCCTCATGATCAACCAGCCCTTCCAGGCTGCGGCGCGTGAAGGCCAGTACGACGTGGTGTGCACCGTCTCCGGCGGCGGCCTCTCCGGCCAGGCCGGCGCCCTGCGCCACGGCATCTCCAAGGCGCTCACCTATTACGAGCCGGAACTGCGCACCCCCCTCAAGAAGGGCGGCTTCATCACCCGCGACAGCCGCGTGGTCGAGCGCAAGAAGTACGGCCGGGCCAAGGCGCGTCGTTCGTTCCAGTTCTCCAAGCGCTGA
- a CDS encoding PaaI family thioesterase codes for MSVRELEAFLVREFPQAFGPGKPHHVVSVGRKIATVRLDADDSHLRPGGTISGPAMMTLADVAVYVALLGQIGPVGLAVTTNLSINFLRKPMPGPLFADARLIKLGKRLAVGDVGLRGPGSDDLVAHCVATYSIPDRPAA; via the coding sequence ATGTCGGTCCGGGAGCTGGAGGCGTTCCTGGTCCGGGAATTTCCCCAGGCCTTCGGCCCGGGCAAGCCCCACCACGTGGTGAGCGTGGGCCGCAAGATCGCGACCGTGCGCCTCGACGCCGACGACAGCCACCTGCGCCCCGGCGGCACCATCTCCGGCCCGGCCATGATGACCCTGGCGGACGTGGCGGTCTATGTGGCGCTGCTTGGCCAGATCGGGCCGGTGGGGCTTGCCGTCACCACCAACCTGTCCATCAACTTCCTGCGCAAGCCGATGCCGGGTCCCCTGTTCGCGGACGCCCGGCTGATCAAGTTGGGAAAGCGCCTCGCGGTGGGGGACGTGGGCCTGCGCGGGCCTGGCAGCGACGATCTCGTCGCCCATTGCGTCGCCACCTATTCCATCCCCGACCGTCCGGCCGCCTGA
- a CDS encoding DUF2842 domain-containing protein: MPQRLRKLIGTVLLLLLVVFWALSAMALAQGRVTELGWFLQLVCYVLLGALWVVPGGLLIWWMERPDKRA, translated from the coding sequence ATGCCCCAGCGTCTCCGCAAGCTCATCGGCACCGTGCTCCTGCTTCTGCTCGTGGTGTTCTGGGCGCTCTCCGCCATGGCCCTGGCGCAAGGGCGGGTGACCGAGCTCGGCTGGTTCCTACAGCTTGTCTGCTACGTGCTGCTAGGCGCGCTCTGGGTGGTTCCCGGTGGCCTGCTCATCTGGTGGATGGAACGGCCGGACAAGCGGGCCTGA
- a CDS encoding LrgB family protein encodes MLHDPLFAALFWSAVTIGGYAAARLVARRWRFWWTSPLLLTPVAVGAVALSLHTGYADYIRGTHWLVLMMGPATVAFALPIYEQRALIRRHWPVLLVGVLVGSTLAMTTAFILADLFGLSQTLQLSLMPRSTSTPFAMAVSGDIGGAPDLTAVFVIVTGICGAALGELVMKLMPLRSSLARGALFGMGAHGAGVARAHQIGGEEGSIAGLVMVLAGLFNVLMAPAVAHLLH; translated from the coding sequence ATGCTGCATGATCCCCTCTTCGCCGCCCTGTTCTGGTCGGCGGTCACCATCGGCGGCTATGCGGCGGCGCGCCTCGTGGCCCGCCGCTGGCGCTTCTGGTGGACCTCGCCGCTTCTGCTCACCCCGGTGGCGGTGGGTGCCGTCGCGCTCAGCCTGCACACGGGCTATGCCGATTATATCCGCGGCACCCACTGGCTGGTGCTGATGATGGGGCCGGCCACGGTGGCCTTTGCCCTTCCCATCTATGAGCAGCGCGCGCTCATCCGGCGGCACTGGCCGGTGCTGTTGGTGGGCGTGCTGGTGGGCTCCACCCTGGCCATGACGACGGCCTTCATCCTTGCCGATCTGTTCGGCCTGTCGCAGACGCTCCAGCTTAGCCTCATGCCGCGTTCCACATCCACGCCCTTCGCCATGGCGGTGTCCGGCGACATCGGCGGCGCGCCGGACCTGACCGCGGTGTTCGTGATCGTCACTGGCATCTGCGGCGCGGCGCTGGGGGAGCTGGTGATGAAGCTCATGCCGCTGCGCTCGTCGCTGGCCCGTGGCGCCCTATTCGGCATGGGTGCCCACGGGGCGGGGGTGGCGCGGGCGCACCAGATCGGCGGCGAGGAAGGCTCCATCGCCGGCCTCGTCATGGTCCTCGCCGGCCTGTTCAACGTGCTGATGGCGCCGGCCGTGGCGCATCTGCTCCACTGA
- a CDS encoding NAD(P)H-dependent oxidoreductase, whose protein sequence is MATILILQGHPDPDGGHLCHALADAYSAGAEKAGHRVLRVEVSRLVFPLLRTQQDFQQGPAPQSLAGARAALVEAEHVVLFFPLWLGGMPALLKGFLEQILRPGFAFDYLPGGGTRMLLDGRSARVVVTMGMPGLVFRLWYLGAGLSAVTRNIFRFVGFSPVRSTVLGGVDVAGDARRRRWLAQMAALGREAA, encoded by the coding sequence ATGGCGACCATTCTGATCCTTCAGGGACATCCCGACCCCGACGGCGGCCATCTGTGCCATGCCTTGGCTGACGCCTACTCGGCTGGCGCGGAGAAGGCCGGACACCGGGTCCTGCGGGTGGAGGTGAGCCGGCTCGTATTCCCGCTGCTACGCACGCAGCAGGATTTCCAGCAGGGCCCGGCGCCCCAGAGCCTTGCCGGCGCCCGCGCGGCGCTGGTGGAGGCTGAGCACGTCGTCCTCTTCTTCCCGCTCTGGCTCGGCGGCATGCCCGCTCTGCTCAAGGGCTTCCTGGAGCAGATACTGCGGCCGGGCTTTGCCTTCGACTATCTGCCGGGCGGGGGCACGCGAATGCTGCTGGACGGCCGCTCCGCGCGGGTGGTGGTAACCATGGGGATGCCGGGGCTGGTGTTCCGGCTCTGGTATCTCGGGGCGGGACTGTCGGCCGTGACCCGCAACATCTTCCGCTTCGTCGGCTTCTCCCCGGTGCGGTCCACGGTGCTCGGCGGGGTCGACGTGGCGGGGGACGCCCGCCGCCGCCGCTGGCTGGCGCAGATGGCGGCGTTGGGTCGGGAGGCGGCCTAG